One Plasmodium knowlesi strain H genome assembly, chromosome: 10 genomic window carries:
- a CDS encoding ubiquitin carboxyl-terminal hydrolase 14, putative, whose protein sequence is MTIVNVTVKWKSHVYNDLQLDTSKPILTFKEILWTLTNVPPEKQKLMYKGLIKDDTDLSTLNIKNNDKIMLVGSAETLVEGPSHVVFVEDLSKEDKEKIHAKENILFEDQGIVNLGNTCYFNAVLQFLTSFDDLGSFLCNIKRKEKYLLKSTNDILFDSYIHFSQTFGKSPEPYVPLELLKSFRDVFPKFRTVNLRTKQFAQQDAEECMNAILTSLNDHTECKISDKLFSFKVISKIRCIEDDATGGEKPTKENASGDNAPSENTPNTLQGEEIETTEEFHNKLICYMGTHTTPVNHMHEGIRLSLIEKIQKQRSEDSKEDALFEKKSEMNSLPPYLIVHFLRFESKKISESNNAISVVTAKICRKVSFPETFDIYDFCTDELKTQLKVARNIVMKRKEADLNARGGAEGVGGNTATSPQKKEGVNDNSVNERANDSTNGVTNGVTNGVTNGATNGATDGATDGITNAVTNAVTNAVTDAVTSDEPTAANHVDDKGSRPTGDLTEIPTGEYELISIITHKGRNEESGHYIAWKKMRSSIGTDSNTYKEELTGNKKKGKDSLWYKMDDDKVSTHKFSSLDLCGGCSDFNIAILLLYKRKTLLCTQEELNSHGN, encoded by the coding sequence GACTCTCACCAACGTTCCTccagaaaaacaaaaactgATGTATAAAGGCCTCATCAAAGATGATACAGATCTATCCAcattaaacataaaaaataatgacaaaattatgttagtaggttcaGCGGAGACTTTAGTAGAAGGGCCATCCCATGTAGTTTTTGTGGAGGATCTCTCCAAAGAagataaagagaaaatacaCGCAAAAGAAAATATCCTTTTTGAAGATCAAGGAATTGTGAATTTAGGAAACACCTGCTACTTCAACGCAGTATTGCAATTCTTAACATCCTTTGACGATTTAGGATCTTTCCTTTGcaacataaaaagaaaggaaaagtattTATTGAAATCCACAAACGATATTTTATTCGATTCATATATTCACTTTTCTCAAACGTTTGGAAAATCTCCCGAACCATATGTCCCTCTAGAATTGTTGAAATCCTTTAGGGATGTGTTTCCAAAATTTAGAACTGTAAATTTAAGGACGAAACAATTTGCACAACAGGACGCAGAAGAATGCATGAACGCCATTCTCACGTCATTGAATGATCATACCGAGTGTAAAATTAGTGATAAGTTATTTTCGTTTAAGGTGATCAGTAAAATTAGATGCATAGAGGACGATGCTACAGGGGGAGAGAAACCAACTAAGGAAAACGCTTCAGGGGATAACGCACCAAGTGAAAACACACCCAATACACTCCAAGGTGAAGAAATAGAAACAACAGAAGAGTTCCACAATAAACTAATATGTTACATGGGAACACACACAACCCCTGTGAACCACATGCATGAAGGAATACGACTATCCTTGATTGAAAAAATCCAAAAGCAGCGATCTGAGGATAGTAAGGAAGATGCcttgtttgaaaaaaaatcagaaatGAACTCCCTCCCTCCATATCTAATTGTTCACTTTTTACGTTTTGAATCAAAGAAGATCTCAGAGTCGAATAATGCCATTTCCGTCGTTACTGCCAAGATATGCAGAAAGGTCAGTTTCCCAGAAACGTTTGATATTTATGATTTCTGCACAGATGAACTAAAGACTCAATTGAAAGTAGCTAGGAATATtgtgatgaagaggaaggaagcgGACTTGAACGCCCGCGGGGGTGCCGAAGGTGTCGGAGGAAACACTGCCACAAGTCCGCAGAAAAAGGAGGGCGTGAACGATAATAGTGTCAATGAGAGGGCAAACGACAGCACGAACGGTGTTACGAACGGTGTTACGAACGGTGTTACGAACGGCGCTACGAACGGCGCTACGGACGGCGCTACGGACGGCATTACAAACGCTGTTACGAATGCTGTTACAAACGCTGTTACAGACGCCGTGACGAGCGATGAGCCAACAGCTGCGAACCATGTGGATGATAAGGGTAGCAGACCAACGGGGGATTTGACGGAAATCCCCACGGGGGAATATGAATTAATTTCAATAATCACACACAAGgggagaaatgaagaaagtggTCATTACATTGCTTggaagaaaatgaggagCTCCATAGGCACAGATAGCAATACGTACAAAGAAGAACTAacaggtaataaaaaaaaaggaaaggattCCTTGTGGTATAAGATGGATGATGATAAGGTAAGTACtcataaattttcttcccttgATTTATGTGGAGGGTGTAGTGATTTTAACATAGCTATATTGCTTTTGTATAAACGAAAGACCCTGTTATGCACACAGGAAGAGTTGAACTCCCATGGGAACTGA
- a CDS encoding ubiquitin-conjugating enzyme E2 N, putative, with amino-acid sequence MSIPRRITKETQNLANEPPPGIVAAPVPENYRHFDILINGPDGTPYEGGTYKLELFLPEQYPMEPPKVRFLTKIYHPNIDKLGRICLDILKDKWSPALQIRTVLLSIQALLSSPEPDDPLDSKVADHFKQDKNDAENVAREWNKMYANHTSL; translated from the exons ATGTCAATACCTAGGAGAATAACCAAAGAAACACAGAACTTAGCAAATGAACCAC CACCTGGCATAGTTGCAGCTCCCGTGCCAGAGAACTACAGACACTTTGACATTTTAATAAACGGACCCGATGGAACGCCATACGAAG GTGGAACTTATAAATTAGAACTCTTTCTACCGGAGCAATACCCTATGGAGCCCCCCAAAGTGCGGTTCTTGACAAAAATATACCACCCAAATATC GATAAATTGGGTCGAATATGTCTGGACATACTAAAAGATAAGTGGAGTCCTGCATTGCAAATACGAACGGTACTCCTAAGTATCCAGGCCCTGTTGTCTTCCCCCGAACCCGATGATCCGTTAGACTCAAAGGTAGCTGATCATTTTAAACAGGACAAAAATGATGCAGAAAATGTAGCAAGAGAGTGGAACAAAATGTACGCAAACCATACTTCTTTGTAA
- a CDS encoding DNA replication licensing factor MCM3, putative, producing the protein MDRMSLENNSTPMARSDYNTMNSELNYTLMDSSINHSSILDSSMRIEKDNRERRLQKLNENIISEYESGRQSVVFTQQKYKQLLDGFLLFVQTNKYIHQKITELRAEATDEYNRMQDKNIPNIIIHQRLICNINNFQTGNEEFELLARCLIKEPYLALPAYQAAIKELWKSHDSKIDIDAPKIGICGWLGRHHVTPRGLQSSMINKLVAVEGVVNKCSTVQPKLVQSVYIGEAVHDINADIRSDEKTVHLRPHYDITDFDKTAKDSGRPPVSDPEGKIMHRHEIGLCKYKNHQKFVIQETPEDAPTGQMPRWVEVIVEDDLCDIVKCGDRVRVWGVYRASCGQANSTNSGLGRSFLIANNVLVKNKETYDTNLFISEADKKNFHAFAKKENTIDVLGYSFAPSICGQDIVKKGIVLMLAGGTERALPSHHIRGDIHIMLVGDPSCGKSQLLRYVMSIMPGTVSATGRGSSGVGLTAAIVTDQDTGERVVEGGAMVMGDRRVVCIDEFDKMQHTDRVAIHEVMEQQTVTVAKAGIHTTLNARCTVLAAANPLYGCWNDTLDMGQQLQFEPSLLSRFDLIFLVRDSATEKDDERIADSVLRNVTEKAKPIMSENRNNHKNFVIQADSYDINPKAQHISVYNEREVNKNNDNNEENEEYETPIFANRDEMIYYDKNGIEHEILTVPFFKKYLHYVKNIFYQEKQRTDGWKPYPEVSDEACEVITELYADLREKAAKYSHNKIIQGVTPRTLEAIIRIASSHAKLKLNRYVTSVDVNYAKKLLMYTLFGEEINDLEEEEQDDFDEEEEETFDEENDDEDDDEEDDDDDDDDYEDVIKLFKKGKKSTKKKPTKKRKGQKNESENKNKKRKGTTQGNDGDTFMIDDAQKASDKSTALDVKEIERLIVENVTLNDPGDGLRDEELLDLIILGNKHKMPQLAKLDISTLRKIINSLNEMDGAPIYYVKKDKIVYKC; encoded by the exons aTGGATCGAATGAGCCTAGAAAATAACAGTACGCCGATGGCGAGGTCGGATTATAATACGATGAACTCTGAACTGAACTACACATTGATGGACTCGTCCATAAACCACTCTTCAATTCTGGACAGTTCCATGCGGATTGAAAAAGACAATAGGGAGAGAAGATTACAAAagttaaatgaaaatattataagTGAGTACGAATCGGGTAGGCAAAGTGTAGTTTTTACACAGCAGAAATATAAGCAACTACTGGATGGATTCCTATTATTTGTTCAgacaaataaatatatccACCAAAAGATAACAGAACTGAGAGCAGAAGCAACAGACGAATATAACAGAATGCAAGATAAAAACATTCCCAACATAATCATCCACCAACGGTTAATTTGTAACATTAACAATTTTCAAACgggaaatgaagaatttgAATTACTTGCCAGGTGCTTAATAAAGGAACCTTATTTGGCTCTTCCAGCATACCAGGCGGCTATCAAAGAGTTGTGGAAATCGCACGATAGCAAAATAGATATTGATGCCCCAAAAATTGGCATCTGCGGTTGGCTAGGTAGACACCATGTGACGCCAAGAGGATTGCAAAGCTCTATGATTAACAAACTAGTGGCAGTAGAAGGAGTCGTTAACAAATGTTCCACGGTCCAACCGAAACTCGTCCAATCAGTGTACATAGGTGAAGCAGTACATGACATCAACGCAGATATACGCAGCGATGAAAAAACTGTCCATTTGAGGCCTCATTATGATATTACCGATTTTGATAAAACAGCCAAGGATTCTGGAAGGCCACCTGTTTCAGAtcctgaaggaaaaattatgcatAGACACGAAATAGGATTgtgcaaatataaaaatCACCAAAAATTTGTCATCCAAGAAACTCCCGAAGATGCTCCAACAGGACAGATGCCTAGATGGGTAGAAGTAATCGTTGAAGACGACCTATGTGATATTGTCAAATGTGGAGATAGAGTACGAGTTTGGGGGGTGTATCGAGCTAGCTGTGGACAAGCCAACAGTACCAACAGTGGATTAGGGAGGTCTTTTCTAATTGCAAACAATGTActggttaaaaataaagaaacgTATGATACCAATTTGTTCATATCAGAagctgataaaaaaaatttccatgcTTTTgctaagaaggaaaatacaaTAGATGTACTTGGCTACTCCTTCGCTCCATCTATATGTGGTCAAGacattgtaaaaaaaggaattgtcCTAATGTTAGCAGGTGGAACAGAGCGCGCATTGCCATCTCATCACATCAGAGGAGACATACATATTATGTTGGTCGGTGATCCAAGTTGTGGAAAATCACAGCTGTTACGGTACGTTATGAGTATTATGCCAGGGACAGTTTCAGCCACAGGAAGGGGATCATCAGGAGTTGGATTAACAGCTGCTATAGTTACGGATCAAGATACAGGCGAGAGAGTAGTTGAAGGAGGTGCTATGGTCATGGGCGACAGAAGAGTTGTATGTATTGACGAATTTGATAAAATGCAACACACAGATAGAGTAGCAATTCACGAAGTTATGGAACAACAAACTGTCACAGTTGCTAAGGCAGGAATTCATACCACACTGAATGCAAGGTGTACTGTATTAGCAGCTGCCAACCCCTTGTATGGATGCTGGAACGATACACTTGATATGGGTCAGCAACTTCAATTTGAGCCATCCTTACTCTCCCGTTTTGACTTGATCTTTCTAGTAAGAGACAGTGCAACTGAAAAAGACGATGAGCGAATTGCAGATTCCGTTTTGCGAAATGTCacagaaaaagcaaaaccAATTATGAGCGAAAACAGAAATAACCACAAGAATTTTGTCATTCAAGCAGATAGCTACGATATTAACCCCAAGGCACAACACATTAGTGTGTACAACGAAAGagaagtaaataaaaataatgataacaatgaagaaaatgaagaatacgAAACGCCAATCTTTGCTAACAGAGACGAAATGATATattatgataaaaatggaatagaGCATGAAATTTTAACcgtcccattttttaaaaaatatcttcattatgttaaaaatattttctatcaagaaaaacaaagaacTGATGGATGGAAACCATACCCAGAAGTTAGTGACGAAGCATGCGAAGTTATTACCGAATTGTATGCAGATTTGAGGGAAAAAGCAGCCAAGTATTCACACAACAAAATTATCCAGGGGGTTACTCCCAGAACGTTGGAAGCTATCATTCGAATTGCCTCATCACATGCTAAACTGAAATTGAACAGATATGTCACAAGTGTAGACGTCAATTATGCTAAGAAGCTTCTTATGTACACCCTCTTTGGGGAGGAAATTAACGACCttgaggaggaagagcagGACGATTTcgatgaggaagaggaagaaacatttgatgaagaaaatgatgatgaagacgatgacgaagaggatgatgatgacgatgatgatgattaTGAGGATGTTATTAAACTTTTCAAGAAGGGCAAGAAATCTACTAAGAAAAAAccaacaaaaaagagaaagggacaaaagaatgaaagcgaaaataaaaataaaaagagaaaaggtaCAACACAAGGTAATGATGGAGATACTTTTATGATAGACGATGCGCAGAAGGCAAGTGATAAGTCAACAGCCCTGGATGTTAAAGAAATAGAACGCCTCATCGTGGAAAACGTCACTTTGAATGATCCCGGAGATGGTCTGCGGGACGAAGAGCTCCTGGACTTG ATCATCCTTGGGAACAAGCACAAAATGCCCCAACTGGCAAAACTGGACATCAGCACATTGCGCAAAATTATCAATTCTCTGAACGAAATGGACGGAGCTCCAATTTACTACGTcaagaaggacaaaattgTGTACAAGTGTTGA
- a CDS encoding transmembrane emp24 domain-containing protein, putative, giving the protein MVKGIKKSLCLLVLLLLSYTYVQGAYFYVKEGMEKCFVESAASNVIITSSYDNFGLKELKCHIIIKNQQGKVVYSHETSEISKGKVSYMAKKNGLYYICISCPSSNWFKSTAIKWSLSIEVGGSDVDIENVAKKSELSETLAILLNLKKKFSSMKLQQIYQKQMATNLYEHNKSVHKKMFYCYILEIIILVAITVYSIVHLKNYFKAQKLM; this is encoded by the exons atggtgaaaggaattaaaaaaagctTATGCCTGCTGGTGCTATTACTGCTGAGCTATACGTACGTACAAGGAGCGTACTTTTACGTGAAGGAAGGGATGGAAAAATGCTTCGTAGAGAGCGCCGCAAGCAATGTAATCATAACGTCATCCTATGACAATTTTGGATTAAAAG AATTAAAATGCCATATCATTATAAAGAATCAACAAGGAAAAGTTGTGTACTCCCATGAAACGTCTGAAATTAGTAAAG GCAAAGTATCCTACATGGCGAAAAAGAATGGGCTGTATTATATTTGCATTTCCTGTCCATCTTCCAACTGGTTTAAAAGCACGGCCATCAAATGGAGCCTATCCATAGAAGTTGGAGGGTCAGATGTGGATATCGAAAATGTGGCCAAGAAATCCGAGCTGAGTGAGACATTAGCTATTTTGCTgaatctgaaaaaaaaattctcctcGATGAAGTTGCAGCAGATATACCAGAAGCAAATG GCAACGAATCTGTACGAACACAACAAATCGGTGCACAAGAAGATGTTCTATTGCTACATACTCGAAATTATAATACTCGTCGCAATCACCGTTTACTCTATTgtccatttaaaaaattacttcaAGGCCCAAAAATTGATGTAG